The following are encoded in a window of Danio aesculapii chromosome 12, fDanAes4.1, whole genome shotgun sequence genomic DNA:
- the map2k4b gene encoding dual specificity mitogen-activated protein kinase kinase 4b, with protein MRIAADREFWRTWQPPRLLQKLLPALEASIPAGGWGARRCSGRSSRVACASETVAENRAREGGLRRSTMAAPSSDSGSPCGGGGAAGPAGFSPRLGSIGSQDSNSCWRCQNETGFQINLSGVTQIKRKALKLNFANPPVKPTTRLPITNTAPAFQNPHIERLRTHSIESSGKLKISPEQHCDFTAEDLKDLGEIGRGAYGSVNNMVHKPSGQIMAVKRIRSTVDEKEQKQLLMDLDVVMRSSDCPYIVQFYGALFREGDCWICMELMATSLDKFYKYVYCALDDVIPEEILGKITLATVKALNHLKENLKIIHRDIKPSNILLDRNGNIKLCDFGISGQLVDSIAKTRDAGCRPYMAPERIDPSASRQGYDVRSDVWSLGITLYELATGRFPYPRWNSVFDQLTQVVKGEPPQLCSSEDRQFSHKFIQFVNLCLTKDESKRPKYRELLKHPFILMYEERLVDVARYVCRILDQMPASPGSPMYVD; from the exons ATGCGCATTGCTGCTGATCGGGAGTTCTGGCGCACCTGGCAACCTCCGCGGCTCCTCCAGAAACTGCTGCCCGCCTTAGAAGCGTCGATCCCCGCAGGCGGATGGGGAGCGCGCCGCTGCTCCGGCCGCTCCAGTAGAGTCGCGTGTGCGTCAGAAACAGTGGCGGAGAATCGAGCGCGTGAAGGCGGACTCCGCAGATCCACAATGGCGGCTCCCAGCAGTGACTCTGGCTCTCCGTGCGGCGGCGGCGGAGCTGCGGGACCAGCGGGATTCTCACCGCGGCTCGGCTCCATCGGTTCCCAGG ATTCAAACTCCTGCTGGCGCTGTCAGAATGAAACAG gATTTCAGATCAATCTGTCTGGAGTAACCCAAA TCAAACGCAAAGCGCTGAAGCTAAACTTTGCCAATCCGCCAGTGAAGCCGACGACACGTCTGCCCATCACCAACACTGCACCGGCCTTCCAGAACCCACACAT AGAGCGGTTGCGGACACACAGCATCGAGTCTTCAGGGAAACTGAAGATTTCTCCAGAACAGCATTGTGATTTCACGGCCGAGGACCTCAAAGACCTGGGAGAGATCGGGAGAGGAGCTTATGGATCCGTCAACAACATGGTGCACAAACCCAGCGGGCAGATCATGGCTGTCAAG AGGATTCGCTCCACGGTGGATGAGAAGGAGCAGAAGCAGCTGCTGATGGATCTGGATGTGGTGATGAGGAGCTCCGACTGCCCCTATATCGTACAGTTCTACGGCGCTCTCTTCAGagag ggcgACTGCTGGATCTGTATGGAGCTCATGGCTACCTCCCTCGACAAATTCTACAAATATGTATATTGTGCGTTAGATGATGTCATTCCAGAGGAAATATTAGGCAAAATTACATTAGCA ACTGTGAAAGCACTGAATCACTTGAAGGAAAACTTGAAAATAATCCACAGAG ACATCAAGCCCTCCAATATTCTCCTGGACCGAAACGGCAACATTAAGCTGTGTGATTTCGGCATCAGCGGGCAGCTGGTGGACTCTATCGCCAAGACCAGAGACGCCGGCTGCAGACCCTACATGGCT CCTGAACGCATCGACCCCAGCGCCTCCAGACAGGGCTACGACGTGCGCTCAGACGTCTGGAGTTTGGGAATCAcactg tatgAGCTAGCCACGGGCCGTTTCCCGTACCCGCGCTGGAACAGTGTGTTCGATCAGCTGACGCAGGTGGTGAAGGGGGAGCCGCCGCAGCTCTGCAGCTCTGAGGACCGACAGTTCTCACACAAGTTCATCCAGTTCGTCAACCtatg CCTTACGAAGGACGAGTCAAAGAGGCCAAAGTACAGAGAGCTGCTG AAGCATCCGTTTATCCTGATGTATGAGGAGCGCCTGGTGGACGTGGCCCGTTATGTGTGCCGGATCCTGGACCAGATGCCGGCGTCCCCCGGCTCTCCCATGTATGTGGACTGA
- the adprm gene encoding manganese-dependent ADP-ribose/CDP-alcohol diphosphatase isoform X1 — MEDPVFAFGLIADVQYADIDDGQNYLRTRRRFYRGSAGLLRDAVQQWRRERVRCVVQLGDIIDGHNRRCDASDRALDTVMAELDACTVDVHHVWGNHEFYNFSRSSLLSSRLNSAPKTGTDSGSDLIHDDIYAYEFSPAPNFRFVLLDAYDLSVIGREEESQKHTHSWRILTQHNHNLQDLNQPPVSVGLEQRFVKFNGGFSEQQLQWLDGVLTLSDHKQERVLIFSECVCHLPVHPCAADPICLAWNHEAVLSVLRSHRSVLCFIAGHDHDGGRCTDSSGAQHITLEGVIETPPHSHAFATVYLYEDRMVMKGRGRVEDLIITYS; from the exons ATGGAGGATCCGGTGTTCGCGTTCGGTCTGATAGCCGACGTCCAGTACGCGGACATCGATGACGGCCAGAACTACCTGCGGACGCGGCGGCGCTTCTACCGGGGCAGCGCGGGTCTGCTGCGGGACGCAGTGCAGCAGTGGCGGCGGGAGCGCGTCCGATGCGTCGTGCAGCTCGGAGACATTATTGACGGACACAACCGGCGGTGCGACGCGTCAGACCGCGCGCTGGACACGGTGATGGCGGAGCTGGACGCCTGCACGGTGGACGTTCATCATGTTTGGGGGAATCACGAGTTCTACAACTTCAGCCGGTCATCGCTGCTCTCCTCACGGCTCAACAGCGCGCCGAAGACCGGGACCGACTCCGGAAGCGACCTCATCCATGACGACATCTACGCCTACGAGTTTAGCCCCGCCCCAAACTTCCGGTTCGTGCTGCTGGACGCGTATGACTTGagtgtgattggccgagaagagGAGAGTCAGAAGCACACACACTCCTGGAGGATACTAACACAACACAACCACAACCTGCAGGACCTCAACCAGCCACCAg TGAGTGTGGGTCTGGAGCAGAGGTTTGTGAAGTTTAACGGGGGCTTCAGTGAGCAGCAGCTGCAGTGGCTGGACGGAGTGTTGACGCTCTCTGACCACAAGCAGGAGCGCGTGCTCAtcttcagtgagtgtgtgt gccaCCTGCCGGTGCACCCGTGCGCCGCTGACCCCATCTGTCTGGCCTGGAATCACGAGGCTGTGCTGTCGGTTCTGCGTTCGCACCGCAGTGTGTTGTGTTTCATCGCCGGACACGATCACGACGGCGGACGCTGCACTGACTCCAGCGGCGCTCAGCACATCACACTGGAGGGAGTGATCGAGACTCCGCCCCACAGCCACGCCTTCGCCACCGTATACCTTTATGAGGACCGCATGGTAATGAAGGGCAGAGGACGCGTGGAAGACCTCATCATCACATATTCATGA
- the adprm gene encoding manganese-dependent ADP-ribose/CDP-alcohol diphosphatase isoform X2: MEDPVFAFGLIADVQYADIDDGQNYLRTRRRFYRGSAGLLRDAVQQWRRERVRCVVQLGDIIDGHNRRCDASDRALDTVMAELDACTVDVHHVWGNHEFYNFSRSSLLSSRLNSAPKTGTDSGSDLIHDDIYAYEFSPAPNFRFVLLDAYDLSVIGREEESQKHTHSWRILTQHNHNLQDLNQPPVSVGLEQRFVKFNGGFSEQQLQWLDGVLTLSDHKQERVLIFSHLPVHPCAADPICLAWNHEAVLSVLRSHRSVLCFIAGHDHDGGRCTDSSGAQHITLEGVIETPPHSHAFATVYLYEDRMVMKGRGRVEDLIITYS; encoded by the exons ATGGAGGATCCGGTGTTCGCGTTCGGTCTGATAGCCGACGTCCAGTACGCGGACATCGATGACGGCCAGAACTACCTGCGGACGCGGCGGCGCTTCTACCGGGGCAGCGCGGGTCTGCTGCGGGACGCAGTGCAGCAGTGGCGGCGGGAGCGCGTCCGATGCGTCGTGCAGCTCGGAGACATTATTGACGGACACAACCGGCGGTGCGACGCGTCAGACCGCGCGCTGGACACGGTGATGGCGGAGCTGGACGCCTGCACGGTGGACGTTCATCATGTTTGGGGGAATCACGAGTTCTACAACTTCAGCCGGTCATCGCTGCTCTCCTCACGGCTCAACAGCGCGCCGAAGACCGGGACCGACTCCGGAAGCGACCTCATCCATGACGACATCTACGCCTACGAGTTTAGCCCCGCCCCAAACTTCCGGTTCGTGCTGCTGGACGCGTATGACTTGagtgtgattggccgagaagagGAGAGTCAGAAGCACACACACTCCTGGAGGATACTAACACAACACAACCACAACCTGCAGGACCTCAACCAGCCACCAg TGAGTGTGGGTCTGGAGCAGAGGTTTGTGAAGTTTAACGGGGGCTTCAGTGAGCAGCAGCTGCAGTGGCTGGACGGAGTGTTGACGCTCTCTGACCACAAGCAGGAGCGCGTGCTCAtcttca gccaCCTGCCGGTGCACCCGTGCGCCGCTGACCCCATCTGTCTGGCCTGGAATCACGAGGCTGTGCTGTCGGTTCTGCGTTCGCACCGCAGTGTGTTGTGTTTCATCGCCGGACACGATCACGACGGCGGACGCTGCACTGACTCCAGCGGCGCTCAGCACATCACACTGGAGGGAGTGATCGAGACTCCGCCCCACAGCCACGCCTTCGCCACCGTATACCTTTATGAGGACCGCATGGTAATGAAGGGCAGAGGACGCGTGGAAGACCTCATCATCACATATTCATGA